The region GCCCTACCTGTTCGTCCGGGACGGCACCAACGGCGAGAACCTGCCCGAGACCCACGAGGTGTTGAAGCGGGTCCGCAAGGAGGTCGACGCCAACTATCCCGACCGGGTGCTGCTGTGCGAGGCCAACCAGTGGCCCAACGACGTGGTGGAGTACTTCGGCGACTACTCCGTCGGCGGCGACGAGTGCCACATGGCCTTCCACTTCCCGGTGATGCCGCGGATCTTCATGGCGGTCCGCCGTGAGAGCCGGTATCCGATCTCGGAGATCCTGGCCCAGACGCCGCCGATCCCCGACAAGTGCCAGTGGGGGATCTTCCTGCGTAACCACGACGAGCTGACCCTGGAGATGGTCACCGACGAGGAACGCGACTACATGTGGAACGAGTACGCCCAGGACCCGCGGATGAAGGCCAACATCGGCATCCGGCGGCGGCTGGCCCCGCTGCTGGACAACGACCTGAACCGGATCGAGCTGTTCACCGCGCTGCTGCTGTCACTGCCCGGCTCGCCGGTGCTGTACTACGGCGACGAGATCGGGATGGGCGACAACATCTGGCTCGGCGACCGCGACGGAGTCCGGACCCCGATGCAGTGGACGCCCGACCGCAACGCCGGCTTCTCCAGTTGCGACCCCGGACGGCTGTACCTGCCGGTCAACCTCGACTCGATCTACGGCTACCAGGTCACCAACGTCGAGTCCCAGACTCGCAACACCTCCTCGCTGCTGCAGTGGACCCGGCGGATGATCGGCTTGCGCAAGGCGAATCCGGCGTTCGGCCTGGGCAGCTTCACCGACCTGGGCGGGTCCAACCCCTGCGTGCTGTCCTTCGTGCGGGCCTTCGGCGACGACGTGGTGCTGTGCGTGAACAACCTGTCCCGGTTCCCACAGGCAGTCGAGCTGGACCTGCGGACCTGGCAGGGATCGGAGCCGATCGAGATGACCGGCGGCAGCCATTTCCCCGCGATCGGCGAGCTGCCCTACCTGTTGACGGTGGCCGGTCACGGCTTCTACTGGCTGCGCATTCCGGTGCGCCAGCCGCCCGGCGGCAGCGGCCTGCCGGCGGCAGCCGGGGCGCTGGACTGGCCCGAGGGCGCCGTCGAGCGGGCCCGTTACGAGCGCGAGCAGGGTGGTGCGGGCACGGACGAGAGAGAGGGACTCCGATGAGGGTTGAAGCCATTGAGGTTGGCCGGGTGCTGCAGGACTGGCTGGGGCATCAGCGCTGGTACGCGGGCAAGTCCCGGGAGTCGACGGTGCAGGCCAGGCTGCTGGCCACCCTGTCGGAGAAGCCGCACCTGGTGCAGATCTGGCTGGCCGACGTCCGTTACCCCGAGGGTGTCGAGCATTACCAGGTGCCCCTGGTGATGCGCACCGAGGCGCCCGAGCAACTGAGCCACGCTCTGGTCGGCTCGGTGCCTGACGCCGACGGCGGGCCGCCGATCGAGCTCTATGACGCCCTGCACGACAAGGAGGTCACCGGCCTGTGGTTGCAGGCGATGACCGAGCAGAGCACGGTGGACGGGGTGAGCTTCACCCGGGTGGTCGAGGCCGATGAGATCCCGGTGCGCGAGTCGAGCCTGGCCCTGAGCGTCGAGCAGTCCAACACCTCGCTGGTCTTCGGCGACGCCGCGATCCTGAAGGTGTTCCGGCGGCTGGAAGCCGGGATGAACCCCGACATCGAGATCCACGCCGCGCTGGGCGAGCTGGGCGGCCGGCACGTCGCCAAGTTGATGGGTCACGTCAGCGCCGAGCTCGACTCCCAGACCTGGAGCCTGGCGATGCTGCAGGAGTTCATGACGACGGCCTCGGACGGCTGGCAGCTTGCCACCAGCAGCGTTCGCGACCTGATGGCCGAGGCCGACCTGCACGCCGAAGAGGCCGGCGGCGACTTCGCGGCCGAGGCGCACCGGCTCGGGGTCTCGACCGCCGAGGTGCACGCCGACCTCGCTGCCGCGTTCGGGGTCACCGTGCTGGACAAGGCGGAGCTGGCTGACCGGGCCGCGGCGATGAGCGCCCGGCTGACCGCGGCGCTGGCGGAG is a window of Jatrophihabitans sp. DNA encoding:
- the treS gene encoding maltose alpha-D-glucosyltransferase; protein product: METELNHPVSDVPDPEWFKRAVFYEVLVRGFADSNGDGTGDLKGLTGKLDYLQWLGVDCLWLPPFFPSPLRDGGYDVSDYTDVLPEFGTIEDFRDFLNAAHDRGIRVIIDFVMNHTSDQHPWFQESRRDPDGPYGDFYIWADDDTRYPDARVIFVDTEPSNWTFDPVRKQYFWHRFFSHQPDLNFDNPAVVEAIMDALRFWLDLGIDGFRLDAVPYLFVRDGTNGENLPETHEVLKRVRKEVDANYPDRVLLCEANQWPNDVVEYFGDYSVGGDECHMAFHFPVMPRIFMAVRRESRYPISEILAQTPPIPDKCQWGIFLRNHDELTLEMVTDEERDYMWNEYAQDPRMKANIGIRRRLAPLLDNDLNRIELFTALLLSLPGSPVLYYGDEIGMGDNIWLGDRDGVRTPMQWTPDRNAGFSSCDPGRLYLPVNLDSIYGYQVTNVESQTRNTSSLLQWTRRMIGLRKANPAFGLGSFTDLGGSNPCVLSFVRAFGDDVVLCVNNLSRFPQAVELDLRTWQGSEPIEMTGGSHFPAIGELPYLLTVAGHGFYWLRIPVRQPPGGSGLPAAAGALDWPEGAVERARYEREQGGAGTDEREGLR
- a CDS encoding aminoglycoside phosphotransferase, with protein sequence MRVEAIEVGRVLQDWLGHQRWYAGKSRESTVQARLLATLSEKPHLVQIWLADVRYPEGVEHYQVPLVMRTEAPEQLSHALVGSVPDADGGPPIELYDALHDKEVTGLWLQAMTEQSTVDGVSFTRVVEADEIPVRESSLALSVEQSNTSLVFGDAAILKVFRRLEAGMNPDIEIHAALGELGGRHVAKLMGHVSAELDSQTWSLAMLQEFMTTASDGWQLATSSVRDLMAEADLHAEEAGGDFAAEAHRLGVSTAEVHADLAAAFGVTVLDKAELADRAAAMSARLTAALAEVPELAEVADGLRQAYAEFSELSDQVLIQRVHGDLHLGQVLRTAYRWVILDFEGEPAKTIRDRQAHDSPIRDVAGMLRSFDYAARHQLVDMGSTPQSEFRAAEWAERNRTAFCAGYCQGGGQDPQEAAVLLRAFEADKAVYESVYEARNRPNWLPIPLASLHRLAGTP